The following proteins are encoded in a genomic region of Bernardetia sp. MNP-M8:
- a CDS encoding DUF4350 domain-containing protein — protein MEKRTFTNILITLGVLALIPIGFWLFAYLQNQHVDWSETYITKSKEPYNNYMVFNLLKNYKAEKEFVVVDDLLTEKLAEEEIKNAKEPISYVFLGDFPYLLDDEIDSLLNFVESGNTAFFAANTFPDTLFTLLELDNQVYQYVYDSLVATNFTNSALIEEKDFVFNHSIRNESVAHSWSYFNDYLLEKKKTNKVLGFLHKKTKMNKADTYRNKNNDNYLNEEQEEYNENYEDENYNDQYTDSDIEESEENYMTDKFSNHTNFIRVKYGKGYFYFHKNPVLFTNYYLIQENGKKYVERTLSYLPEGDILWDERSHYYKQIKGEYNKQGRSPSPLSYILSQPSLAWGYYTLLISALLFVIFRGKRMQRIIPILRKEQNTSLEFTKTVGQLYYLQKDHKRLSQLKIRLFFDFIRTKYHMNTQHIDEDFRKKLSERSDINRELIDLLLADIQKVNGQHEVSEWLLRKIHNQIQEFYTHCK, from the coding sequence ATGGAAAAAAGAACTTTTACAAATATTCTTATCACTTTAGGTGTTTTGGCACTAATTCCGATTGGTTTTTGGCTTTTTGCTTATCTGCAAAACCAACATGTAGATTGGAGTGAAACTTACATAACAAAAAGCAAAGAACCCTATAATAATTATATGGTTTTTAATTTGTTGAAGAATTATAAGGCAGAAAAAGAATTTGTTGTTGTAGATGACCTATTGACTGAAAAACTTGCAGAAGAAGAAATCAAAAATGCAAAAGAACCAATATCTTATGTTTTTTTAGGTGATTTTCCTTACTTATTAGATGACGAGATAGATTCTTTACTGAATTTTGTAGAGAGTGGAAATACTGCTTTTTTTGCTGCTAATACCTTTCCTGATACTTTATTTACACTATTAGAATTAGACAATCAAGTATATCAATATGTATATGATTCATTGGTTGCTACAAACTTTACAAACTCAGCTCTTATAGAAGAAAAAGACTTTGTATTTAATCACTCAATAAGAAATGAATCAGTAGCTCACTCGTGGAGTTATTTCAATGATTATCTTTTGGAGAAAAAGAAAACAAATAAAGTATTAGGCTTTCTTCATAAAAAGACTAAAATGAATAAGGCAGATACTTATCGAAATAAAAACAATGATAATTACCTAAACGAAGAGCAGGAAGAGTATAATGAAAATTATGAGGATGAAAATTATAATGACCAATATACAGACTCAGATATAGAAGAGAGTGAAGAAAATTATATGACAGACAAATTTAGTAATCATACTAATTTCATTCGTGTAAAATACGGAAAAGGATATTTCTATTTTCATAAAAACCCAGTTCTTTTTACCAACTATTATCTTATTCAAGAAAACGGAAAAAAATATGTCGAAAGGACTTTATCTTACCTTCCAGAAGGCGATATTTTGTGGGACGAACGTTCACATTATTACAAACAAATAAAAGGCGAATATAATAAGCAAGGTAGAAGTCCTAGTCCATTAAGTTATATCCTTTCACAACCTTCATTGGCTTGGGGATATTATACTTTATTAATTAGTGCGCTTTTATTTGTTATTTTTAGAGGAAAAAGAATGCAACGTATCATTCCAATTTTAAGAAAAGAACAAAATACATCATTAGAGTTTACAAAAACAGTAGGGCAACTTTATTATTTACAAAAAGACCATAAACGACTTTCACAACTCAAAATCCGTCTTTTCTTTGATTTTATTCGTACCAAATATCATATGAATACACAACATATAGACGAAGATTTTAGAAAAAAACTCTCTGAGCGTTCAGATATAAACAGAGAACTGATAGATTTGCTTTTGGCTGATATTCAGAAAGTAAACGGACAGCACGAAGTATCTGAATGGCTTTTACGAAAAATACACAATCAAATTCAAGAATTTTATACACATTGTAAATAA
- a CDS encoding YqiA/YcfP family alpha/beta fold hydrolase: MKTLYLHGLDSFLSDEKRVILEKYTNNLIAPSIDYRQDPYTIQTLLERYQNQKIELVIGSSMGGLTAYYLSWFWQIPCLAFNPALPYRSTIQELPALPITINKIKNLRKEYLRVILGRHDDIINPFDTLPILMNDMNEDEPLSIHLRNDLAHQIPFDIFDDELNFFFEKIKN; encoded by the coding sequence ATGAAGACACTTTATTTACACGGTTTAGACAGCTTTTTGTCTGATGAAAAGCGAGTTATTTTAGAAAAATATACAAATAACCTTATTGCTCCTTCGATAGATTATCGTCAAGACCCTTATACGATTCAGACTTTATTAGAGCGTTATCAGAATCAAAAAATAGAGCTTGTCATTGGTAGCAGTATGGGAGGTTTAACGGCTTATTATCTATCTTGGTTTTGGCAAATTCCGTGTTTGGCATTCAATCCTGCCCTGCCTTACAGAAGCACTATTCAAGAATTGCCTGCTTTGCCCATTACCATAAATAAAATAAAAAACCTTCGTAAAGAATATTTACGTGTAATTTTGGGAAGACACGACGATATAATAAATCCTTTTGACACTTTGCCTATTTTGATGAATGATATGAATGAAGACGAACCTTTATCTATTCATCTTCGAAATGATTTAGCTCACCAAATTCCATTTGATATTTTTGATGATGAATTGAATTTCTTTTTTGAAAAAATAAAAAATTAG
- a CDS encoding HYR domain-containing protein, with amino-acid sequence MYSTNKLLIFLTSFILLWCNIAVQETHAQCQAQITSITPTGTACPNEPLTFIGTGQGVATAFDFNGATFPTGWVASAFTLGQPCFNPAPDGTNYFWSAAGGPGVPRFVQTSAIDASAGGSLIFEIDFGKDDPEPGCEEVDATEGVFLQYSINGGTSWVDIQYFDPTDISGGAIGYEWILQNIPIPPAAYTVSTMFRWIQPNHSGTGYDNWGLDNISANQTVPVIAHSWDFGDGSPLDTSGGTVSHAYTATGVYTVTYNATVLGGCTNSTTATVVVENPTITAPEDITNIATTSGCAAALSSVTLGTATTTATCTIVSLTNDAPDPLPIGATVITWTAVFSNGYIATATQTVTVIDTEAPVISGCDLGTITGTTAVGATTCEASVSWTEPTATDNCSTPTVVRSHSPGDLFSVGTTRVTYTFTDAALNSTSCYFDVVVTDNVAPVITNCPSDISVDNDSGVCGAIINWTALRATDNCEGVIIPPLSFTNAGATGKSGPTQAQLDAAYTGGYLDGIVTSVGGIQEFVVPTTGLYLINAVGAAGGKQRYAPGFPGGKGAEVEGEFNLTAGDVIRILVGQKGEDTRAMNQDNASPGGGGGSFIWNVTTGELLVAAGGGGGGGRQTHAGANANLTTQGNQSADLLGNGGTLGNGGTNNVGGNSYWAGAGAGWFTDGTGGNNGTNYDFNTGFQGAQGGRRPLNGGLGGVRWIDTGGDEGGDGGFGGGGGGGSDNMGAGGGGGYSGGGGGRDYYSNYAGGGGGSFVSPTAISNNLVGATNTGHGQVNINLVNGGGAIVAQTDLTGFSSGSTFPIGTTTIEYTATDAAGNTSACSFDVTVNDTQAPTVVCQSLTIQLDATNNASITASQIDNGSIDNCSIASISVSPSSFTCANVGTNNVILTVTDASGNTSTCTATVIVEDNQLPALTAQADFTRNTDIGTCSFVNIDIPDGVASDNCSIASYQYVLTGATTGTVTTLVNQIFNVGVTTVTWTATDASGNISVSDEFTVTVSETQIPTLTPQADFIRNVDAAVCTFTNTDIPNGVATDDCTIASYSYVFTGATTGTVTTLTNQVFNVGVTSVTWTVTDVSGNISVNDVFTITVNDAQNPMLTAQADFTRNTDNGTCSFVNIDIPNGVASDNCAVASYQYVLAGATTGTVTTLVNQVFNVGTTTITWTATDVNGNVSTSDEFTVIVLDNQLPIVTCPADIVVSNTGSCSSIVTYNLPTATDNCGIASIVQTAGLPSGSSFPPNTTTNTFQITDVNGNSTTCSFDVTINQVYELIYSGTIFTEETYATNSGRIENVITIESYSCDIFAGLVGEDYVTTGKVNVSNIPNGLIASIIKVSDTQLRFSLQGAANPNTQAESINDLSVAFNDNAFNGVVATDVNNSVRTDLQVIFRNHFPINLRSTGISTSQIRLYWNDNTGYEAFRLYRGITRIADLPSTATYYIDENLDADTFYQYHIFGLVNGTEMEISRTNDWTYPLPPTFISLSKICESGQAQLTLTSSAFFYNVYADSISETMLMTSDGNDAFLLPFISQTTTFYISVIGQDPLILKESARIPVRVEPEIGFDASIEGESIQLSCENSIELIAREVQGATYTWLLNGRSLGRTGRNIIVENSGNYQVKIQRSSCAFTSEKVVVKLNQTPIAQIEQPNGVQFCNEGVLSASNISSESNYQWLLNDIVVGEGTNVSVSQSGIYTLKVTKNDCQVSAQVEVVISSSPQLPILTATENAICPTTETTISVQNVENGVVYQWFRNGRNIGQIGNSLTTSIQGDYQVYSQSNVCSIASEKLKVSRFDVLPIYLRVSQDKKSLFLEDANGFQSDIASVEWYLNGELDASLGTNSEVIPTENGHYSAKITNQNGCITETRVAYFALPVVTGEQTEESSLFKIYPNPSTGLFNIHFGTVLLEDIQITVFDGIGRIIYSTTFKKGSQDFNIDLKNNSSGMYMIHFNQNQSTYTKQIIIN; translated from the coding sequence ATGTACTCTACAAATAAGTTGCTTATATTTCTTACTAGCTTTATTCTACTTTGGTGTAATATTGCTGTACAAGAAACACACGCACAATGTCAAGCACAAATCACTTCCATAACCCCTACAGGTACAGCTTGTCCCAATGAACCTCTGACCTTCATAGGTACAGGACAGGGTGTAGCTACAGCTTTTGACTTCAATGGTGCTACCTTCCCTACAGGTTGGGTAGCTTCTGCTTTTACACTTGGTCAGCCTTGCTTTAATCCAGCACCTGACGGTACAAACTATTTTTGGTCTGCTGCAGGTGGTCCTGGTGTTCCTCGTTTTGTGCAGACTAGTGCTATAGATGCATCTGCAGGTGGAAGCCTTATTTTTGAGATTGACTTTGGAAAAGATGATCCTGAACCAGGTTGTGAGGAAGTGGATGCTACTGAAGGTGTCTTTCTCCAGTATTCTATTAATGGAGGAACTAGCTGGGTAGATATCCAGTATTTTGATCCTACTGATATTTCAGGAGGAGCAATAGGCTATGAATGGATACTACAGAATATTCCCATTCCTCCTGCTGCATATACAGTTTCTACAATGTTTCGTTGGATACAACCAAATCACTCAGGAACAGGTTATGATAACTGGGGATTGGATAATATTTCAGCCAACCAAACAGTTCCTGTAATTGCTCATTCGTGGGATTTTGGTGATGGAAGCCCTTTAGATACAAGTGGAGGAACAGTTTCACATGCCTACACTGCAACTGGTGTTTATACAGTAACTTATAATGCCACAGTACTAGGTGGATGTACTAATTCTACCACAGCTACAGTTGTGGTGGAAAACCCTACTATTACAGCACCTGAAGATATAACCAATATAGCTACTACATCTGGTTGTGCAGCAGCACTTAGTAGTGTTACTTTAGGTACAGCTACAACTACAGCTACTTGTACTATTGTTAGCTTGACTAATGATGCTCCAGACCCCCTGCCTATTGGAGCAACAGTAATTACTTGGACTGCTGTATTTTCTAATGGATATATTGCAACAGCAACACAAACTGTCACAGTCATTGATACAGAAGCTCCTGTAATTTCAGGATGTGATTTAGGAACAATAACTGGTACGACAGCAGTAGGAGCTACAACCTGTGAGGCTTCTGTAAGTTGGACAGAACCTACAGCTACAGATAATTGTAGTACACCCACAGTGGTGCGTTCACATAGTCCAGGTGATCTTTTTAGTGTAGGAACTACTAGAGTAACATACACTTTTACAGATGCAGCTCTAAATTCTACGTCTTGTTATTTTGATGTTGTTGTTACTGATAATGTTGCTCCTGTTATTACAAACTGCCCATCTGATATTTCAGTAGATAATGACAGTGGTGTATGTGGAGCTATTATAAACTGGACAGCATTAAGAGCAACTGATAATTGTGAAGGTGTAATTATACCACCACTTAGCTTTACTAATGCAGGTGCTACAGGCAAATCAGGTCCAACACAAGCTCAACTTGATGCTGCTTATACAGGTGGTTACTTAGATGGAATAGTAACATCAGTTGGAGGTATTCAAGAGTTTGTTGTACCTACAACAGGTCTATATTTGATTAATGCTGTTGGTGCAGCTGGAGGGAAACAAAGATATGCTCCAGGTTTTCCTGGTGGAAAGGGTGCTGAGGTTGAGGGAGAATTTAATTTAACAGCAGGTGATGTCATACGTATTCTTGTCGGTCAAAAAGGAGAAGATACTCGTGCAATGAATCAAGATAATGCTTCACCTGGTGGTGGGGGTGGTAGCTTTATTTGGAACGTTACTACAGGAGAACTACTTGTTGCTGCTGGTGGTGGTGGTGGTGGTGGACGCCAAACTCATGCTGGGGCAAACGCTAACTTAACAACTCAAGGGAATCAATCTGCTGACTTATTAGGTAATGGAGGAACATTAGGAAATGGAGGAACAAATAATGTTGGAGGTAATAGTTATTGGGCTGGAGCTGGTGCAGGTTGGTTCACTGATGGAACAGGAGGAAACAACGGAACTAATTATGACTTTAATACAGGTTTTCAAGGTGCTCAAGGTGGGCGTCGTCCTCTAAATGGAGGACTTGGAGGTGTTCGTTGGATTGATACAGGAGGTGATGAAGGAGGCGATGGTGGTTTTGGCGGTGGCGGCGGTGGCGGCTCTGATAATATGGGTGCTGGCGGCGGCGGTGGGTATTCTGGTGGTGGTGGTGGTAGAGACTACTACTCCAATTATGCTGGTGGTGGTGGTGGATCTTTTGTCAGTCCAACAGCTATTTCAAATAACCTAGTAGGTGCTACAAACACAGGACATGGGCAGGTAAATATTAATCTAGTTAATGGAGGTGGGGCAATAGTTGCACAGACTGACTTAACAGGTTTCTCTTCTGGCTCAACCTTCCCTATAGGTACTACGACTATAGAATATACTGCAACAGATGCAGCAGGTAATACAAGTGCCTGTTCTTTTGATGTAACAGTAAATGATACACAAGCTCCTACAGTAGTTTGTCAGAGCCTAACTATTCAATTAGATGCAACAAATAATGCAAGTATCACAGCATCACAAATAGACAATGGAAGTATAGATAATTGTAGTATCGCATCAATTTCTGTAAGTCCAAGCAGTTTTACTTGTGCAAATGTGGGTACGAATAATGTAATTCTGACTGTTACTGATGCTAGTGGAAATACATCTACTTGTACAGCAACAGTTATAGTAGAAGATAATCAACTTCCAGCTCTGACAGCACAAGCCGATTTTACAAGAAATACAGATATTGGAACTTGTAGTTTTGTTAATATAGACATTCCAGATGGAGTAGCTTCTGACAACTGTTCTATCGCTTCTTATCAGTATGTTCTGACAGGCGCAACAACAGGAACAGTTACAACTTTAGTAAATCAAATATTTAATGTTGGAGTTACGACTGTTACTTGGACAGCAACCGATGCAAGTGGAAATATTTCTGTAAGTGATGAGTTTACAGTTACAGTAAGCGAGACACAAATTCCAACACTAACACCTCAAGCCGATTTTATAAGAAATGTTGATGCAGCAGTTTGTACTTTTACTAATACTGATATTCCAAACGGAGTAGCAACAGATGACTGTACAATCGCTTCTTATTCGTATGTCTTTACAGGTGCAACAACAGGAACAGTAACTACACTTACAAATCAAGTATTTAATGTTGGAGTTACATCTGTTACTTGGACAGTAACAGATGTAAGTGGAAATATTTCTGTAAATGATGTATTTACAATTACAGTAAATGATGCACAAAATCCAATGCTAACAGCTCAAGCAGACTTTACAAGAAATACAGATAATGGAACTTGCAGTTTTGTTAATATAGACATTCCAAATGGAGTCGCTTCTGACAACTGTGCTGTCGCTTCTTATCAGTATGTTTTGGCAGGCGCAACCACAGGAACAGTCACTACTTTAGTAAATCAAGTATTCAATGTTGGAACTACAACAATTACTTGGACAGCAACCGATGTAAATGGAAATGTTTCTACAAGTGATGAGTTTACAGTTATTGTTTTGGACAATCAATTACCAATCGTTACTTGTCCTGCTGATATTGTAGTTTCAAATACAGGTAGTTGTAGTAGTATTGTAACTTACAATCTTCCAACAGCAACAGATAATTGTGGTATTGCTTCTATCGTTCAAACAGCAGGATTGCCATCTGGTAGCTCATTCCCTCCCAACACAACAACGAACACATTTCAAATAACTGATGTAAATGGAAATAGTACAACTTGTTCATTTGATGTTACTATAAATCAAGTTTATGAATTGATTTATTCTGGAACTATCTTTACAGAAGAGACTTATGCTACTAATTCTGGTAGAATAGAGAATGTAATCACTATTGAGAGTTATTCTTGTGACATTTTTGCTGGTTTGGTTGGAGAAGATTATGTAACAACAGGAAAAGTAAATGTTTCTAATATACCTAATGGTCTTATAGCTTCAATAATAAAAGTATCAGATACACAACTTCGCTTTTCACTGCAAGGAGCTGCAAACCCAAATACACAAGCAGAGAGCATAAACGATTTATCTGTTGCTTTTAATGATAATGCTTTTAATGGAGTTGTGGCAACTGATGTGAATAATTCTGTTCGTACAGACCTACAAGTTATTTTTAGAAACCATTTTCCAATAAATTTAAGATCAACTGGTATTTCTACCTCACAGATAAGATTATATTGGAATGACAATACAGGCTACGAAGCTTTTCGTTTGTATAGAGGAATCACTAGAATTGCTGATTTGCCAAGTACAGCAACTTATTATATAGATGAAAATTTGGATGCTGATACCTTTTATCAATACCATATATTTGGACTTGTAAATGGAACAGAAATGGAAATTTCTAGAACAAATGATTGGACATATCCTCTTCCTCCAACATTCATATCTTTAAGTAAAATTTGTGAAAGTGGACAAGCACAGCTTACATTGACTAGTAGTGCATTTTTCTATAATGTATATGCAGATTCTATAAGCGAAACAATGCTTATGACGAGTGATGGAAATGATGCTTTTCTACTTCCTTTTATCAGCCAAACCACTACTTTTTATATAAGTGTAATTGGTCAAGATCCTCTTATTTTAAAAGAAAGTGCTAGAATACCTGTAAGAGTAGAGCCAGAAATAGGATTTGATGCTAGTATTGAAGGAGAAAGTATTCAGTTGAGTTGTGAAAATTCAATAGAATTAATTGCTCGGGAAGTACAAGGAGCTACTTATACTTGGCTTTTGAATGGAAGGAGCTTGGGTCGTACTGGAAGAAACATAATAGTTGAGAACTCGGGTAATTACCAAGTTAAGATTCAAAGAAGCAGTTGTGCATTTACTTCAGAAAAGGTAGTAGTCAAACTTAATCAAACTCCAATAGCTCAAATAGAACAACCAAATGGCGTGCAATTTTGTAATGAAGGAGTTTTAAGTGCAAGTAATATCAGTTCGGAATCTAACTATCAATGGCTATTAAACGATATAGTAGTTGGAGAAGGTACGAATGTTTCAGTTTCGCAATCTGGTATTTATACACTTAAGGTAACTAAAAATGACTGTCAAGTGTCAGCACAAGTGGAAGTAGTAATTTCGTCATCTCCACAACTACCTATATTGACAGCTACTGAAAATGCTATTTGTCCAACTACTGAAACTACAATCTCCGTACAAAACGTTGAAAATGGCGTTGTTTATCAGTGGTTCAGAAATGGTAGAAATATAGGACAGATAGGAAACTCTCTCACTACTTCAATACAAGGTGATTATCAAGTTTATTCTCAAAGTAATGTTTGTTCTATTGCCTCAGAAAAACTAAAAGTTAGTCGTTTTGATGTACTACCAATATATTTAAGAGTAAGTCAAGACAAAAAATCTCTTTTCTTAGAAGATGCAAATGGCTTTCAATCTGATATTGCGAGTGTAGAATGGTATTTAAATGGAGAATTAGATGCGTCTTTAGGTACAAACTCAGAAGTTATTCCAACAGAAAATGGTCATTATTCTGCAAAAATAACTAATCAAAATGGTTGTATTACAGAAACTAGAGTCGCTTACTTTGCTCTACCAGTAGTTACAGGAGAACAAACAGAAGAAAGTAGTCTTTTTAAGATTTATCCAAATCCAAGTACAGGACTATTTAATATTCATTTTGGAACTGTTCTTTTGGAAGATATACAAATTACCGTTTTTGATGGAATTGGAAGAATTATTTATTCAACTACTTTCAAAAAAGGAAGCCAAGACTTCAACATCGATCTTAAAAATAATTCAAGTGGAATGTATATGATTCATTTCAATCAGAATCAATCAACATATACAAAACAAATTATTATTAACTAA